A genome region from Dickeya chrysanthemi NCPPB 402 includes the following:
- the cpxA gene encoding envelope stress sensor histidine kinase CpxA, with amino-acid sequence MINSLTARIFAIFWLTLALVLMLVLMLPKLDSRQLTPLLENEQRQGLMLEQHIEAELASDPANDLLWWRRLFRVIEKWAPPGQRLLLVTSEGRVIGAQRNEMQMVRNFIGQSDSADFPQKKKYGRLELLGPFAVRDGEDSYLMYMLRPASSPQSDFINLLFDRPLLLLIVTMLTSSPLLLWLAWSLAKPARKLKNAADEVARGNLKQHPELESGPHEFRATGASFNQMVSALERMVTAQQRLLSDISHELRTPLTRLQLATALLRRRQGEGNELNRIETETQRLDGMINDLLVLSRNQHKNELLREELRADELWNDVLDDARFEAEQVGKTLDVLSPPGPWPLFGNPTALDSALENVVRNALRYSHSHITVSFSVDVQGVTIVVGDDGPGVSPEDREQIFRPFYRTDEARDRESGGTGLGLAIVETALSQHRGWAKADESPLGGLQLTLWLPLYQR; translated from the coding sequence ATGATTAACAGCCTTACCGCCCGTATTTTCGCCATTTTCTGGCTGACGTTGGCACTCGTGCTGATGCTGGTGCTGATGCTGCCGAAACTGGACTCCCGGCAACTCACGCCGCTGCTGGAAAATGAACAGCGGCAGGGGCTCATGCTGGAACAGCATATTGAGGCTGAGCTGGCGAGCGACCCCGCCAATGATTTGCTGTGGTGGCGGCGTTTATTTCGCGTCATCGAAAAATGGGCGCCGCCCGGCCAGCGCCTGCTGCTGGTGACCAGCGAAGGACGTGTGATTGGCGCGCAGCGCAATGAAATGCAGATGGTGCGCAATTTCATCGGTCAATCCGACAGCGCTGATTTCCCGCAAAAGAAAAAATACGGTCGGCTGGAATTGCTGGGGCCGTTCGCCGTGCGCGATGGTGAAGACAGCTACCTGATGTACATGCTGCGCCCCGCCAGCAGCCCGCAATCCGATTTCATCAACCTGCTGTTCGACCGCCCACTGTTGCTGCTGATCGTCACCATGCTCACCAGCTCGCCGCTGCTGCTGTGGCTGGCCTGGAGCCTGGCAAAACCGGCGCGTAAGCTGAAGAATGCGGCCGATGAAGTCGCGCGCGGCAACCTGAAACAACATCCGGAGCTGGAATCCGGCCCGCACGAATTCCGTGCGACCGGCGCCAGCTTTAACCAAATGGTGAGCGCGCTGGAGCGGATGGTCACCGCGCAGCAGCGCCTGTTGTCCGACATTTCCCACGAGCTGCGTACGCCGCTGACCCGCCTGCAACTGGCTACCGCGCTGTTACGCCGCCGTCAGGGCGAAGGCAACGAACTTAACCGCATCGAAACCGAAACCCAGCGGCTTGATGGCATGATCAACGATTTGCTGGTGCTGTCGCGTAACCAGCATAAGAATGAATTGTTACGCGAAGAGTTGCGGGCGGATGAGCTATGGAACGATGTGCTGGATGACGCGCGCTTTGAAGCCGAGCAGGTGGGTAAAACACTGGACGTGTTATCGCCTCCCGGCCCCTGGCCGTTGTTCGGCAACCCCACCGCGCTCGACAGTGCGCTGGAAAATGTGGTGCGTAATGCACTGCGTTATTCGCACAGCCATATTACCGTATCGTTCTCGGTCGATGTTCAGGGCGTTACCATTGTGGTCGGCGATGACGGCCCCGGCGTCAGCCCGGAAGATCGGGAGCAAATTTTCCGGCCGTTCTACCGTACTGACGAAGCCCGCGACCGCGAATCCGGCGGAACAGGACTGGGGCTGGCCATCGTCGAAACGGCGCTGTCACAGCATCGCGGCTGGGCTAAAGCCGATGAAAGCCCGCTGGGTGGTTTACAGCTCACGTTATGGCTACCGCTCTATCAGCGTTAA
- the ugpA gene encoding sn-glycerol-3-phosphate ABC transporter permease UgpA yields MTASRPVFGRSLLPYLLVLPQLAITVIFFLWPAGQALWYSVQSVDPFGLSSQFVGLDNFTNLFHDSYYLGSFYTTLLFSFLVAASGLIVSLFLAALVDYTLRFSRLYQTLLILPYAVAPAVAAVLWMFLFNPGLGLITWLLHQWDYDWNHAQHSGQAMFLVVLASVWKQISYNFLFFLAALQSIPRSLIEAAAIDGAGPVRRFFNLVLPLISPVSFFLLVVNLTYAFFDTFPVIDAATGGGPVQATTTLIYKIYREGFAGLDLSSSAAQSVVLMLVVTVLTVVQFRFVERKVNYQ; encoded by the coding sequence ATGACTGCTTCCCGTCCGGTTTTTGGCCGCAGCCTGTTGCCTTACCTGCTGGTGCTGCCGCAACTGGCCATCACGGTGATCTTCTTCCTCTGGCCCGCCGGGCAGGCGCTCTGGTATTCGGTGCAGAGCGTGGACCCGTTCGGCCTTTCCAGTCAGTTTGTCGGGCTGGATAACTTCACCAACCTGTTCCACGACAGCTATTACCTCGGTTCGTTTTACACCACGCTGCTGTTCAGTTTTCTGGTGGCGGCCTCGGGGCTGATCGTGTCGCTGTTTCTGGCGGCGCTGGTGGATTACACCCTGCGCTTTAGCCGCCTGTACCAGACGTTGCTGATTCTGCCTTATGCAGTGGCGCCGGCGGTGGCGGCGGTGCTGTGGATGTTTCTGTTCAACCCCGGCCTGGGGCTGATTACCTGGCTATTGCACCAGTGGGATTACGACTGGAACCACGCACAACACAGCGGTCAGGCGATGTTTCTGGTGGTATTGGCGTCGGTCTGGAAGCAAATCAGCTATAACTTCCTGTTTTTCCTCGCGGCGTTGCAGTCCATTCCCCGTTCGTTGATCGAAGCGGCGGCGATTGATGGCGCCGGCCCGGTGCGCCGTTTTTTCAATCTGGTGCTGCCGCTGATTTCACCGGTGAGTTTTTTCCTGCTGGTGGTCAATCTGACTTACGCCTTCTTCGACACCTTCCCGGTGATCGACGCCGCGACCGGCGGCGGACCGGTTCAGGCCACCACCACGCTTATCTATAAAATCTACCGTGAAGGGTTCGCCGGTCTTGACCTCTCCAGCTCGGCGGCGCAGTCGGTGGTGCTGATGCTGGTGGTGACCGTGCTGACGGTTGTCCAGTTCCGCTTTGTCGAGCGTAAGGTGAACTATCAATGA
- the ugpQ gene encoding glycerophosphodiester phosphodiesterase — protein sequence MTPNWLYPVIVAHRGGGSLAPENTLAAIDVGAQHGHRMIEFDAKLSQDGQIFLLHDDTLERTSNGWGVAGELPWDKLVGLDAGSWYSRQFHGERLPLLSEVAKRCAQYGMAANIEIKPTTGCDDQTGRVVAMAARELWQNHPVAPLLSSFSVAALEAAQRAAPELPRGLLLDEWEDDWRSLTGRLGCVSIHLNHQLLDEARVRMLKDAGLRILVYTVNQPERARTLLQWGVDCICTDRIDLIGPQFN from the coding sequence ATGACCCCGAACTGGCTTTATCCTGTTATCGTCGCCCACCGCGGCGGCGGCTCTCTGGCGCCGGAAAACACGCTGGCGGCGATTGATGTCGGCGCGCAGCACGGTCACCGGATGATCGAGTTTGACGCCAAGCTGTCGCAGGATGGGCAGATTTTCCTGCTGCACGACGACACGCTGGAGCGCACCAGCAACGGTTGGGGCGTGGCGGGCGAGCTGCCGTGGGACAAACTGGTGGGGCTGGACGCCGGTAGTTGGTACAGCCGTCAGTTTCACGGCGAACGCCTGCCGTTGCTGTCGGAAGTGGCGAAGCGTTGCGCGCAGTACGGTATGGCGGCCAATATTGAGATCAAACCAACCACCGGCTGTGACGATCAGACCGGCCGCGTGGTGGCGATGGCTGCCCGCGAGTTGTGGCAAAACCATCCTGTCGCGCCGCTGTTGTCATCGTTTTCGGTAGCGGCATTGGAAGCCGCGCAGCGGGCGGCGCCGGAATTACCGCGCGGCCTGCTGCTGGACGAATGGGAGGATGACTGGCGTTCCCTGACCGGGCGGCTGGGTTGCGTGTCGATTCACCTCAACCACCAACTGCTGGATGAGGCGCGCGTCAGGATGTTGAAAGACGCCGGGCTGCGCATTCTGGTGTATACCGTCAACCAGCCTGAACGTGCGCGTACCCTGTTACAGTGGGGCGTTGACTGCATCTGCACCGACCGGATAGATTTGATTGGACCGCAATTTAATTAA
- a CDS encoding tRNA (cytidine(34)-2'-O)-methyltransferase codes for MFHIALYEPQIAPNTGNIIRLAANNGCSLHLIEPLGFDFEEKKLRRAGLDYHDLANVSRHRNYQDFLQAVAGQRIFACTTKGSRPYDEPDYQPGDVLLFGSETAGLPDEIRNGFAPENRIRIPMEPNCRSLNLSNSVAIISYEAWRQNGFGGRR; via the coding sequence ATGTTCCATATTGCGCTCTATGAGCCACAGATTGCACCCAATACCGGCAATATTATCCGTCTGGCGGCCAACAATGGTTGCTCGTTGCACCTGATTGAGCCGCTTGGCTTTGATTTCGAAGAGAAAAAATTACGTCGCGCCGGGCTGGATTATCACGATTTGGCGAATGTCAGCCGTCACCGCAACTATCAGGATTTTCTGCAAGCAGTGGCAGGCCAGCGGATTTTCGCCTGTACCACCAAAGGCAGCCGCCCTTATGACGAACCTGACTATCAGCCGGGCGATGTGCTGCTGTTTGGCTCCGAAACCGCCGGCCTGCCGGATGAAATTCGCAATGGTTTTGCGCCTGAAAATCGTATCCGTATTCCGATGGAGCCGAATTGCCGCAGCCTGAACTTGTCCAACTCGGTGGCCATCATCAGTTATGAAGCCTGGCGACAGAATGGGTTCGGCGGCCGCCGCTGA
- the ugpB gene encoding sn-glycerol-3-phosphate ABC transporter substrate-binding protein UgpB — MFQHAIRKTAAVVIMALATGAQAQAVTEIPFWHSMEGELGKTVNSLADRFNQTHSDVKIVPVYKGNYEQSLAAGIAAFRSGNAPAILQVYEVGTATMMASKAIKPVYQVFKDAGVPYDETIFVPTVSGYYTDAKTGHLLSQPFNSSTPVLYYNKDAFKKAGLDPEQPPKTWQQMAEYTAKLRASGMKCGYASGWQGWIQIENFSAWHGLPIATKNNGFDGFDAVLEFNKPVQVRHIQMLEDMNKKGDFTYYGRKDEPTEKFYNGDCAMTTASSGSLANIRQYAKFNYGVAMMPYDADVKGAPQNAIIGGASLWVMSGKDAATYKGVAEFMQFLSTPEIAAEWHQKTGYLPITTAAYELTKQQGFYDKNPGADIATRQMLNKAPLPFTKGLRLGNMPQIRTIVDEELESVWTGKKTPQQALDAAVERGNVLLRRFEQANK; from the coding sequence ATGTTTCAGCACGCTATCCGTAAAACCGCCGCCGTCGTCATTATGGCGTTAGCCACCGGCGCACAGGCGCAGGCGGTTACCGAAATCCCGTTCTGGCATTCGATGGAAGGGGAACTGGGTAAGACCGTTAATTCTCTGGCTGACCGTTTCAACCAGACACACAGCGACGTCAAAATCGTGCCGGTGTACAAAGGCAACTACGAGCAGAGTCTGGCGGCGGGTATTGCGGCATTTCGCAGCGGCAACGCCCCGGCTATCCTGCAAGTGTATGAAGTCGGCACCGCCACCATGATGGCCAGTAAGGCTATCAAACCGGTATACCAGGTCTTCAAAGACGCTGGTGTGCCGTACGATGAGACGATCTTCGTGCCGACCGTTTCCGGTTACTACACCGATGCCAAAACCGGGCACCTGCTGTCTCAGCCGTTCAACAGCTCTACGCCGGTGCTGTATTACAACAAAGACGCCTTTAAAAAAGCCGGGCTGGACCCGGAGCAGCCGCCGAAAACCTGGCAGCAGATGGCCGAGTACACCGCTAAACTGCGCGCGTCCGGCATGAAGTGCGGCTACGCCAGCGGCTGGCAGGGCTGGATTCAGATTGAAAACTTCAGCGCCTGGCACGGCCTGCCGATCGCCACTAAAAACAACGGTTTCGACGGTTTTGATGCGGTACTGGAGTTCAATAAGCCGGTTCAGGTCAGGCATATTCAGATGCTGGAAGACATGAACAAGAAAGGGGATTTCACCTACTACGGCCGTAAAGACGAACCGACCGAGAAGTTCTATAACGGCGACTGCGCCATGACCACCGCGTCATCCGGTTCGCTGGCCAATATTCGTCAGTACGCCAAATTCAACTACGGCGTGGCGATGATGCCGTATGACGCCGACGTGAAAGGCGCGCCGCAGAACGCCATTATCGGCGGCGCCAGCCTGTGGGTGATGAGCGGTAAAGACGCCGCAACCTATAAAGGTGTCGCTGAGTTCATGCAGTTCCTGTCTACGCCGGAAATCGCCGCCGAGTGGCACCAGAAGACCGGTTATCTGCCGATCACCACCGCCGCTTACGAGCTGACCAAACAGCAGGGTTTCTATGACAAGAACCCCGGCGCGGACATCGCCACCCGTCAGATGTTGAATAAGGCACCGCTACCGTTCACCAAGGGGTTACGTCTGGGCAATATGCCGCAGATTCGTACCATCGTGGACGAAGAGCTGGAAAGCGTCTGGACCGGCAAAAAGACCCCGCAGCAGGCGCTGGATGCCGCTGTGGAACGCGGTAACGTACTGCTGCGTCGCTTTGAACAGGCGAACAAGTAA
- a CDS encoding sn-glycerol-3-phosphate import ATP-binding protein UgpC codes for MACLKLQAVTKSYDGKTQVIRPIDLDVADGEFVVMVGPSGCGKSTLLRMVAGLEQTTSGDIYIGDERVTDKEPKDRGIAMVFQNYALYPHMSVYDNMAYGLKIRGFGKVQIQQRVEEAARILELQPLLHRKPRELSGGQRQRVAMGRAIVREPAVFLFDEPLSNLDAKLRVQMRLELQQLHKRLKTTSLYVTHDQVEAMTLAHRVIVMNKGVAEQIGAPAEIYRKPASLFVASFIGSPAMNLWAGQVSADGSRVELSADFSLPLPVAKPEWQGRTVTLGMRPEHILQSTADTGGVPLVVETLELLGADNLAHGTWAGQNIVVRLSHEHCPAVGETLWLTLPAVSWHIFDSQSGLRMEA; via the coding sequence ATGGCATGTTTAAAACTTCAGGCCGTCACCAAATCCTACGACGGCAAAACCCAGGTGATTCGGCCGATTGACCTCGACGTGGCGGACGGCGAATTCGTGGTGATGGTCGGCCCGTCCGGCTGCGGCAAATCGACCCTGCTGCGCATGGTGGCCGGTCTGGAGCAGACCACCAGCGGCGATATTTACATCGGCGACGAACGCGTTACCGACAAGGAGCCCAAAGATCGCGGTATCGCGATGGTGTTCCAGAATTACGCGCTCTACCCGCATATGAGTGTTTACGACAACATGGCCTACGGCCTGAAAATCCGTGGTTTCGGTAAAGTGCAGATTCAGCAGCGAGTGGAAGAAGCGGCGCGGATTCTGGAGCTGCAACCGTTGCTCCATCGCAAGCCGCGCGAGTTGTCCGGCGGCCAGCGCCAGCGCGTGGCGATGGGGCGCGCCATTGTGCGCGAGCCGGCGGTGTTCCTGTTCGACGAACCGCTGTCTAACCTTGACGCCAAGCTGCGGGTGCAGATGCGCCTTGAACTGCAACAACTGCACAAACGCCTGAAAACCACCAGCCTGTACGTCACCCACGATCAAGTGGAAGCGATGACGCTGGCGCATCGCGTCATTGTGATGAACAAAGGCGTGGCGGAGCAGATCGGCGCACCGGCGGAGATTTACCGCAAACCGGCGTCGCTGTTCGTCGCCAGTTTTATCGGCTCGCCCGCCATGAATCTGTGGGCCGGGCAGGTGAGCGCCGACGGTAGCCGGGTCGAGCTGTCGGCGGATTTCTCGCTGCCGCTACCGGTGGCGAAGCCGGAATGGCAGGGGCGCACCGTCACGCTGGGGATGCGCCCGGAGCACATTTTGCAGTCCACCGCCGACACCGGCGGCGTGCCGCTGGTGGTGGAAACGCTGGAGCTGCTGGGCGCGGATAATCTGGCGCACGGCACATGGGCGGGGCAGAATATCGTGGTGCGCCTGTCGCACGAGCATTGTCCGGCGGTGGGGGAAACCCTGTGGCTCACTCTGCCGGCCGTATCCTGGCATATATTTGATTCGCAAAGCGGATTACGGATGGAAGCATGA
- a CDS encoding AEC family transporter, with product MPTFIVSLWHQIFLSLPLFVLIALGYGLIRFGRWPSTVTDALTKFVFSVALPAMLFRMMCDFSKRPAVDARLLIAFFGSCLIVFVLGRIIASRVFRLDGVSGSVFSLSGIFSNNVMLGLPIATLMLGPQAVPSVALVLVFNGLILWTLVTVSVEWARNGSLSMQGFTKTAVGVLKNPLIIGILSGTFYSLTGLPLPDVVDKPIGMLGQIAVPLSLIALGMGLAEYRIRDGWQISVAICLIKLVVQPLVVWGLALALGLPEMETRVVVLLGSMAVGVNIYLMSRQFNVLGGPVAASLLMSTALAGITTPLILTLMGVRV from the coding sequence ATGCCCACGTTTATTGTTTCTCTTTGGCACCAGATTTTTCTTTCCCTGCCGCTGTTTGTGCTGATTGCGCTGGGGTATGGCTTGATCCGTTTCGGCCGTTGGCCGTCCACGGTGACCGATGCGCTGACCAAATTCGTGTTTTCGGTGGCGTTGCCCGCCATGCTGTTCCGCATGATGTGCGATTTCTCCAAACGACCGGCGGTGGATGCCCGGCTGCTGATCGCCTTTTTCGGCAGTTGTCTTATCGTGTTCGTGCTCGGACGGATTATCGCCAGCCGGGTGTTTCGGTTAGACGGCGTTTCCGGCTCGGTGTTTTCGCTCAGCGGTATTTTCTCCAACAACGTGATGCTCGGCCTGCCGATAGCCACCCTGATGCTTGGCCCGCAGGCCGTTCCGTCCGTGGCGTTGGTGCTGGTGTTCAATGGCTTGATTTTATGGACACTGGTGACCGTCTCGGTGGAGTGGGCGCGCAACGGGTCGCTGTCGATGCAGGGGTTTACCAAAACGGCGGTCGGCGTGCTGAAGAACCCGCTGATCATCGGCATTTTATCCGGTACGTTTTACAGCCTTACCGGCCTGCCGCTGCCGGACGTGGTGGACAAGCCGATAGGCATGTTGGGGCAAATCGCCGTCCCGCTGTCGCTGATAGCGTTGGGGATGGGGCTGGCGGAATACCGCATTCGCGACGGCTGGCAAATCAGCGTCGCTATTTGTCTCATCAAGCTGGTAGTGCAGCCGCTGGTGGTGTGGGGGCTGGCGCTGGCGCTGGGGCTGCCGGAGATGGAAACGCGTGTGGTGGTGCTGCTGGGGTCGATGGCGGTGGGCGTGAATATCTATCTGATGTCCCGACAGTTTAATGTGCTGGGCGGGCCGGTCGCCGCCAGCCTGCTGATGTCGACCGCGCTGGCGGGGATTACCACGCCGTTGATCCTGACGCTGATGGGCGTGCGGGTATAA
- a CDS encoding DUF2756 domain-containing protein, with amino-acid sequence MKIIASLMLLLSLPLLAHAATQPISPQQQQFENGISSQQRLLQQMQQNQQFQQQLLNQEIQQRSREQQQQLQQQLEQNRQRIQQSAPGNTNRY; translated from the coding sequence ATGAAAATAATCGCTTCCCTGATGTTGCTGCTAAGCCTGCCGTTGCTGGCTCACGCCGCTACACAACCCATCTCGCCCCAGCAGCAGCAATTTGAAAACGGCATCAGCAGCCAGCAGCGGTTGTTGCAACAAATGCAGCAAAACCAGCAGTTCCAGCAGCAACTGTTAAATCAGGAAATCCAGCAGCGCAGCCGCGAACAGCAGCAGCAACTGCAACAGCAACTGGAACAGAATCGCCAGCGTATTCAACAGTCCGCGCCCGGCAATACCAACCGTTACTGA
- a CDS encoding DUF3142 domain-containing protein — MGTAAQILLVARCMVARCRVVLFGLLCLSFTAYSATVDAARYHAFWLWAAVQPQPVLSRADTLYLHQGEITRRHGKSVFLRQGIPVSTLPVRHLWLSFRVSELHIGEQQVQRLLHLRQRWVAAGNQVEGIQIDFDAKSYNLASYVAFLQALRQQLPPGCRLSVTGLLDWAKTGDVRQLNRLSGVVDELVVQTYQGRHTVDNYTAYLPALMNLTLPFRLGLVQHGKWDEQWQRRLIASPFYRGEVVFLLNPIPARRTPILQQR; from the coding sequence ATGGGCACGGCAGCTCAAATACTATTGGTAGCCCGTTGTATGGTAGCCCGTTGTCGCGTTGTGCTGTTCGGTCTGCTGTGTCTGAGTTTCACGGCGTACAGCGCCACCGTCGATGCCGCCCGCTATCATGCTTTCTGGTTGTGGGCGGCGGTACAACCGCAGCCGGTGTTATCCCGGGCCGATACGCTCTACTTGCATCAAGGGGAAATCACCCGTCGACACGGTAAATCCGTGTTTCTGCGTCAGGGGATCCCGGTCAGTACGCTGCCGGTACGGCATCTTTGGCTGTCGTTTCGGGTGTCTGAGTTGCATATCGGGGAGCAGCAAGTGCAGCGCCTGCTGCATCTGCGCCAACGCTGGGTCGCCGCCGGCAATCAGGTTGAGGGCATCCAGATTGATTTCGACGCGAAGAGCTACAATCTGGCGAGTTACGTTGCCTTTTTACAGGCGCTGCGCCAGCAGTTGCCGCCCGGTTGTCGCCTGAGCGTCACCGGCCTGCTGGATTGGGCAAAAACCGGCGACGTCCGGCAACTCAATCGTCTGAGCGGCGTCGTGGATGAACTGGTAGTGCAAACCTATCAGGGGCGGCATACGGTGGACAATTACACCGCCTATCTGCCCGCACTGATGAACCTGACGTTACCGTTCCGCCTGGGGTTGGTACAACACGGCAAGTGGGACGAACAGTGGCAGCGACGGCTGATTGCATCGCCCTTTTACCGGGGTGAAGTGGTGTTCCTGCTTAATCCGATACCGGCGCGCCGCACCCCGATACTGCAACAACGCTAG
- the cpxR gene encoding envelope stress response regulator transcription factor CpxR, producing the protein MNKILLVDDDRELTSLLRELLEMEGFNVVVAHDGEQALSVLDDSVDLLLLDIMMPKKNGIDTLKEVRQRYQTPVIMLTARGSELDRVLGLELGADDYLPKPFNDRELVARIRAILRRSNWTDQQQAGEASAPTIEVDALRLNPGRQEASFDNEVLDLTGTEFTLLYLLAQRLGQVVSREHLSQEVLGKRLTPFDRAIDMHISNLRRKLPERKDGLPWFKTLRGRGYLMVSTA; encoded by the coding sequence ATGAATAAAATCCTGTTGGTTGATGACGATCGCGAGCTGACATCCCTGTTGCGGGAATTGCTCGAAATGGAAGGTTTTAACGTCGTTGTCGCCCATGACGGCGAACAGGCGTTAAGCGTACTGGATGACTCGGTTGACCTGTTATTGCTGGATATCATGATGCCGAAGAAAAACGGCATCGATACACTCAAGGAAGTGCGCCAACGCTACCAGACGCCGGTAATCATGCTTACCGCCCGCGGCAGCGAACTGGATCGCGTACTCGGTCTGGAACTGGGCGCAGATGACTATTTGCCGAAACCCTTTAACGACCGGGAACTGGTCGCCCGCATCCGCGCTATTCTGCGTCGTTCCAATTGGACGGACCAACAGCAGGCAGGCGAAGCCAGTGCGCCCACCATCGAGGTAGATGCGCTGCGGCTTAACCCCGGCCGTCAGGAAGCCAGCTTTGACAATGAAGTGCTGGATCTGACCGGTACGGAATTCACCCTGCTCTACCTGCTGGCGCAGCGGCTGGGCCAGGTCGTATCGCGCGAACATCTCAGTCAGGAAGTGTTGGGTAAACGCCTGACGCCGTTCGATCGCGCTATCGATATGCATATCTCCAACCTGCGGCGCAAGCTGCCTGAACGCAAAGATGGGTTGCCCTGGTTTAAAACCTTGCGCGGCAGAGGCTATCTGATGGTATCTACCGCATGA
- the cpxP gene encoding cell-envelope stress modulator CpxP, protein MRGTIITLSFTSLLMLVTGTAMATENMFSGKENLSTENNLSTENNAPELGNCYRDDSATKRTESQQGIFDGVRLTEHQRQQMRDLMRQVRHEQPAYDANDVEIMHQLITAEKFDAPAVQAQVAKMVQAQIARQVEIARVSNQMYNMLTPEQKSVLNQKHEQAMQTVRQRMSASGSQSQNLELSRQGQDESTE, encoded by the coding sequence ATGCGGGGCACCATCATCACGTTATCTTTTACTTCACTGCTGATGTTGGTCACCGGTACTGCGATGGCGACTGAAAACATGTTTTCCGGCAAAGAGAATTTATCCACCGAAAATAATTTATCCACCGAAAACAATGCCCCCGAACTGGGCAACTGTTATCGCGATGACTCTGCCACGAAACGCACGGAGAGTCAGCAAGGGATATTTGATGGTGTGAGGTTGACGGAACATCAGCGCCAGCAAATGCGTGATCTGATGCGGCAAGTCCGCCACGAACAACCCGCTTATGATGCTAACGATGTGGAGATTATGCATCAGCTGATAACGGCAGAAAAATTTGATGCACCGGCGGTGCAAGCGCAGGTCGCCAAAATGGTCCAGGCGCAAATTGCACGTCAGGTTGAGATCGCCCGGGTGAGCAACCAGATGTACAACATGCTGACGCCGGAGCAGAAATCGGTTTTGAACCAGAAACATGAGCAGGCAATGCAGACGGTGCGTCAGCGGATGTCGGCGTCCGGTTCACAGAGCCAGAATTTGGAACTGTCCCGTCAGGGGCAGGATGAGAGTACCGAGTAA
- the ugpE gene encoding sn-glycerol-3-phosphate ABC transporter permease UgpE: MIENRRGLDFFSHAMLAVAILMVLFPLYVAFVAATLSQEQMSQVPMQLIPGGHLWENMTYIWRHGVGDNNSAPFGLMLFNSFVMALTITVGKISVSMLSAFAIVYFRFPCRNLFFWMIFSTLMLPVEVRIFPTVEVISHLNMTNSYVGLTLPVMASATATFLFRQFFMTLPNELLEAARIDGASPMRFFFDMVLPLSKTNLAALFVITFIYGWNQYLWPLLIVNDPHLGTAVAGIQSMIATGDTATPWHQVMAAMLMTMLPPLLVVLLMQRWFVRGLVDSEK, from the coding sequence ATGATTGAAAATCGCCGCGGGCTGGATTTCTTCAGCCACGCCATGCTGGCGGTCGCTATTCTGATGGTGCTGTTCCCGCTGTATGTGGCGTTCGTCGCCGCCACCCTGAGCCAGGAGCAGATGTCGCAGGTGCCGATGCAGCTTATCCCCGGCGGGCACCTGTGGGAAAACATGACCTATATCTGGCGGCATGGCGTGGGCGACAACAACAGCGCGCCGTTCGGCCTGATGCTGTTTAACAGCTTTGTCATGGCGCTGACGATCACCGTCGGCAAAATCAGCGTGTCGATGCTGTCGGCTTTCGCCATCGTCTATTTCCGTTTTCCGTGTCGGAATCTGTTTTTCTGGATGATCTTTTCCACCCTGATGTTGCCGGTGGAAGTGCGTATTTTCCCGACGGTCGAGGTGATTTCGCACCTCAATATGACCAATAGTTATGTCGGGCTGACGTTGCCGGTCATGGCGTCCGCCACCGCCACATTTCTGTTCCGACAGTTCTTCATGACGCTGCCGAACGAACTGCTGGAGGCGGCGCGTATCGACGGCGCCAGCCCGATGCGTTTTTTCTTCGACATGGTGCTGCCGCTGTCCAAAACCAATCTGGCGGCGCTGTTTGTCATCACGTTTATCTACGGCTGGAACCAGTATCTGTGGCCGCTATTGATCGTCAACGACCCTCATTTGGGCACGGCGGTCGCCGGGATCCAGAGCATGATCGCCACCGGCGATACCGCCACGCCCTGGCATCAGGTGATGGCGGCGATGCTGATGACGATGCTGCCGCCGCTGTTGGTGGTGTTGCTGATGCAACGCTGGTTTGTTCGTGGTCTGGTTGATAGTGAGAAATAG